The Leucobacter chromiiresistens genome has a window encoding:
- a CDS encoding aminotransferase class V-fold PLP-dependent enzyme produces the protein MSEHPTDPQHERVTLSELQQHYPRVPGYLSACTAGLPAEATTAALRAFVDEWSAGSLDPKRIGAQLEACRALYGRLVGVATDRVAIGSQASQLASVVATAVPDDGEVLCVVGDFASLTHPFEQLRARGVRVRYAELEHLAAAIDARTSLVAWSHVQSATGAVSDAAAIAAAARSVGALTCVDLTQAVGWLPVDASSFDVTICHAYKWLCAPRGSAFMTVRDGLDDALTPLAAGWYSADDPWSSCYAGRTPLAAGAGRFDLSPAWPVVAGTVAALETISRIDLRVVHDHAAGLANSARSVLGLAPGDSAIVTWPDRDGSDLAAMTEAGITASGRAGNARVAFHLWNTPDDVARLQSALGASAG, from the coding sequence ATGAGCGAGCACCCGACCGACCCGCAGCACGAGCGCGTGACGCTCTCCGAGCTGCAGCAGCACTACCCGCGCGTGCCGGGCTACCTCTCGGCCTGCACCGCCGGCCTCCCCGCCGAAGCCACGACCGCGGCGCTGCGGGCCTTCGTCGACGAATGGTCCGCCGGCTCCCTCGATCCGAAGCGCATCGGCGCCCAGCTCGAGGCGTGCCGGGCGCTCTACGGTCGCCTTGTGGGCGTTGCGACCGATCGCGTCGCCATCGGCTCGCAGGCGTCGCAGCTCGCCTCGGTGGTCGCGACCGCCGTGCCCGATGACGGAGAGGTGCTCTGCGTCGTCGGCGACTTCGCCTCGCTCACCCACCCATTCGAGCAGCTGCGGGCGCGCGGGGTGCGCGTGCGGTACGCGGAGCTCGAGCACCTCGCCGCAGCGATCGACGCACGCACGTCGCTCGTCGCGTGGTCGCACGTGCAGTCCGCCACCGGCGCGGTCTCCGACGCGGCGGCGATCGCCGCTGCGGCGCGATCGGTGGGGGCGCTCACCTGCGTCGACCTCACCCAGGCCGTGGGATGGCTCCCCGTCGACGCCTCGTCGTTCGACGTGACGATCTGCCACGCCTACAAGTGGCTCTGCGCGCCGCGGGGGTCGGCGTTCATGACCGTGCGCGACGGCCTCGACGACGCGCTCACCCCGCTCGCCGCCGGCTGGTACTCGGCCGACGACCCCTGGAGCTCGTGCTACGCCGGGCGCACCCCCCTCGCAGCGGGCGCCGGCCGATTCGACCTCTCCCCCGCCTGGCCCGTGGTGGCGGGCACGGTCGCCGCACTCGAAACCATCTCCCGCATCGACCTCCGAGTCGTGCACGACCACGCGGCGGGGCTCGCGAACTCGGCGCGCAGCGTCCTCGGGCTCGCACCGGGAGACTCCGCGATCGTCACCTGGCCCGACCGCGACGGCTCCGATCTCGCCGCCATGACCGAAGCGGGCATCACCGCGTCGGGCCGTGCCGGCAATGCGCGCGTCGCGTTCCACCTCTGGAACACGCCCGACGACGTCGCGCGGCTCCAGAGTGCGCTCGGTGCGTCAGCCGGCTGA
- a CDS encoding MFS transporter, which yields MTRSQVSPTEPGADESTVGAQRRSVAVLALATVLGGLGVGASLSAGALLIADVTGNPALSGFGSTMNAVGAAVAGIPLARLAARRGRRIALASGNLLAVGGAVLVIVAALAEAPVLLFAGLAVLGVAAAVQLQARFAATDLATPARRARDLSLVVWSITVGAVIGPNLIGPGEALGSVLGLHALSGIFVFTIVAQLCAGLVVWFGLRPDPLLEARRIAVRRTPASSGDHAAADAPEARTALGSASASDAVRAPAAAGRSPQFLAIALVALGHAVMVGIMAMTPLHLTHHGGSIELVGITISIHIAGMYALSPLAGIAAGRFGAIPVVIAGFVVLGASALGTALGGASVPVVQTSLVLLGLGWCMVTVAGAALVTALTPEADRPARQGQADTTMNAAGALFGAASGVLFAAGGFPVLSSVAGVLVIVGIAVSVRLGAIARR from the coding sequence ATGACGCGTTCGCAGGTCTCGCCGACGGAACCCGGTGCGGACGAGTCGACGGTCGGCGCTCAGCGCCGCTCCGTGGCGGTGCTCGCGCTCGCCACCGTGCTCGGCGGGCTCGGCGTCGGCGCCTCGCTGTCGGCCGGCGCGCTGCTCATCGCGGACGTGACCGGCAATCCCGCGCTCTCGGGGTTCGGGTCGACGATGAACGCGGTGGGCGCGGCCGTCGCGGGCATCCCGCTCGCGCGTCTCGCGGCCAGGAGGGGCCGGCGGATCGCCCTCGCCTCGGGCAACCTGCTCGCCGTGGGCGGTGCGGTCCTCGTGATCGTGGCCGCGCTCGCGGAGGCCCCCGTGCTCCTCTTCGCGGGCCTCGCCGTGCTCGGCGTCGCAGCCGCCGTGCAGCTGCAGGCGCGCTTCGCCGCGACGGATCTCGCGACACCGGCCCGGCGGGCCCGCGACCTCTCGCTCGTCGTGTGGTCGATCACCGTCGGAGCGGTGATCGGGCCGAACCTGATCGGCCCGGGAGAGGCCCTCGGCTCCGTGCTCGGTCTGCACGCGCTCTCCGGCATCTTCGTGTTCACGATCGTCGCGCAGCTCTGCGCGGGGCTCGTCGTGTGGTTCGGGCTGCGACCCGACCCGCTGCTCGAGGCGCGGAGGATCGCCGTGCGCCGAACACCCGCGAGCAGTGGCGACCACGCCGCCGCCGACGCTCCGGAGGCCCGCACCGCTCTCGGCTCGGCCTCCGCATCCGACGCCGTCCGCGCACCCGCGGCCGCCGGCCGCTCGCCGCAGTTCCTCGCGATCGCGCTCGTCGCTCTCGGCCACGCGGTCATGGTCGGCATCATGGCGATGACCCCGCTGCACCTCACGCACCACGGCGGCAGCATCGAACTCGTGGGCATCACGATCAGCATTCACATCGCGGGCATGTACGCGCTCTCGCCGCTCGCCGGCATTGCGGCCGGCCGGTTCGGCGCGATCCCCGTCGTCATCGCCGGCTTCGTCGTTCTTGGCGCCTCCGCGCTCGGCACCGCGCTCGGCGGCGCGTCCGTTCCCGTCGTGCAGACGTCGCTCGTGCTGCTCGGGCTCGGGTGGTGCATGGTCACCGTCGCCGGCGCGGCGCTCGTCACCGCGCTGACCCCGGAGGCCGATCGCCCGGCGCGCCAGGGCCAGGCCGACACCACCATGAACGCCGCGGGGGCGCTGTTCGGCGCCGCCTCCGGGGTGCTCTTCGCCGCCGGTGGATTCCCCGTGCTGTCGAGCGTCGCGGGCGTGCTGGTGATCGTCGGGATCGCCGTGAGCGTTCGACTCGGGGCGATCGCTCGACGCTAG
- the exaC gene encoding acetaldehyde dehydrogenase ExaC yields MTVYAAPGGPDALMSFQSRYEHYIGGRWVAPVRGQYFENVTPVTGETFCEVARGTAEDIEAALDAAHAAAPAWGRTSPAERAVILNRIADRIEEHLEAIAVAETWDNGKAVRETLNADIPLAIDHFRYFAGAIRAQEGGLSQIDEDLVAYHFHEPLGVVGQIIPWNFPILMATWKLAPALAAGNAVVLKPAEQTPASILFLFELIGDLLPPGVVNIVNGFGAEAGKPLASNPRIRKIAFTGETTTGRLIMQYASENIIPVTLELGGKSPNIFFEDVMRADDGYWDKAQEGFAMFALNQGEVCTCPSRALIQESIATDFLDAVVERTERITRGNPLDTDTMVGAQASNDQFEKIKSYLDIGRQEGAEVLTGGEVADLGGEFAGGFYIQPTIFRGDNSMRIFQEEIFGPVVSATTFSDFDDAIRVANDTLYGLGAGVWSRDGSTAYRAGRAIEAGRVWVNNYHAYPAHAAFGGYKSSGIGRENHLMMLDHYQQTKNLLVSYRESADGFF; encoded by the coding sequence ATGACCGTCTACGCAGCACCCGGTGGCCCAGATGCGCTGATGAGTTTCCAGTCGCGCTACGAGCACTACATCGGCGGCCGTTGGGTCGCCCCGGTGCGGGGCCAGTACTTCGAGAACGTCACACCCGTCACGGGCGAGACCTTCTGCGAGGTGGCGCGCGGCACCGCGGAGGACATCGAGGCGGCGCTCGACGCGGCGCACGCTGCAGCGCCGGCCTGGGGGCGCACCAGCCCGGCGGAGCGCGCAGTGATCCTGAATCGCATCGCGGATCGCATCGAGGAGCACCTCGAGGCGATCGCCGTGGCCGAGACGTGGGACAACGGGAAGGCCGTGCGCGAGACGCTGAACGCGGACATCCCGCTCGCCATCGATCACTTCCGCTACTTCGCGGGAGCGATCCGCGCACAGGAGGGCGGTCTCTCCCAGATCGACGAAGACCTGGTCGCCTACCACTTCCACGAGCCGCTGGGGGTCGTCGGCCAGATCATCCCCTGGAACTTCCCGATCCTGATGGCGACCTGGAAGCTGGCGCCCGCGCTCGCAGCGGGCAACGCGGTCGTGCTGAAGCCCGCGGAGCAGACGCCCGCGTCGATCCTCTTCCTCTTCGAACTCATCGGCGACCTGCTCCCGCCCGGGGTCGTCAACATCGTCAACGGCTTCGGCGCCGAGGCCGGCAAGCCGCTCGCCTCGAACCCCCGTATCCGCAAGATCGCCTTCACGGGCGAGACGACGACGGGCCGGCTGATCATGCAGTACGCCTCGGAGAACATCATCCCGGTGACGCTGGAGCTCGGCGGCAAGAGCCCCAACATCTTCTTCGAGGACGTGATGCGCGCCGACGACGGCTACTGGGACAAGGCGCAGGAGGGCTTCGCGATGTTCGCGCTCAACCAGGGCGAGGTGTGCACCTGCCCGTCGCGCGCCCTGATCCAGGAGTCGATCGCGACCGACTTCCTCGACGCCGTGGTCGAGCGCACCGAGCGCATCACCCGGGGCAATCCGCTCGACACCGACACGATGGTCGGCGCGCAGGCCTCGAACGACCAGTTCGAGAAGATCAAGTCGTACCTCGACATCGGCCGCCAGGAGGGCGCCGAGGTGCTCACGGGCGGCGAGGTCGCCGATCTCGGCGGCGAGTTCGCCGGGGGCTTCTACATCCAGCCCACCATCTTCCGGGGCGACAACTCGATGCGCATCTTCCAGGAGGAGATCTTCGGGCCCGTCGTGTCGGCGACGACGTTCTCCGACTTCGATGACGCCATCCGCGTCGCCAACGACACGCTGTACGGCCTCGGCGCCGGGGTGTGGAGCCGCGACGGATCGACGGCGTACCGTGCGGGGCGGGCGATCGAGGCGGGCCGGGTGTGGGTGAACAACTACCACGCCTATCCGGCGCACGCCGCGTTCGGCGGGTACAAGTCGAGCGGCATCGGGCGCGAGAACCACCTCATGATGCTCGATCACTACCAGCAGACGAAGAACCTGCTGGTGAGCTACCGCGAGAGCGCCGACGGATTCTTCTGA
- a CDS encoding carboxylate-amine ligase, which translates to MARSLPAPPRFGIEEEYLLLDAETGLPCDRVDDIIAAIPGQLAEHEFFHSQLETATPICERGPEALEALSGFRSAAARAADRLGVVVAGTGLPPVGGDIAGTRVANPRYDEIEQTMRGMVTRYYSTGTHVHIEMPSREAGVEAMARIAPWSPVLVALTANSPLWMGEDTGYADWRYMSMQQWATAGYPPRFESVAEYDGVIDDLVRSGALLDGGLVNWSIRLSEKYPTIEARLADAQVDPRDAVAYGLLFRALAARALRDTADGAASTPWQRDVVRGAHWVAARNGLGSTLVDPQLGEPTPAFDAVDRLLEHVSEELAHAGDLDDVHAFVERRRGDGGAAEVQRERWRAGGIAGLLELYRSGHGA; encoded by the coding sequence ATGGCCCGATCCCTCCCCGCCCCTCCGCGCTTCGGCATCGAGGAGGAGTACCTCCTGCTCGACGCCGAGACGGGCCTGCCGTGCGATCGCGTCGACGACATCATCGCCGCGATCCCCGGGCAGCTCGCCGAGCACGAGTTCTTCCACAGCCAGCTGGAGACGGCGACGCCGATCTGCGAGCGGGGCCCCGAGGCGCTCGAGGCGCTCTCGGGGTTCCGGTCCGCCGCTGCGCGGGCGGCGGACAGGCTCGGCGTCGTGGTGGCGGGCACGGGGCTGCCGCCGGTCGGGGGCGACATCGCCGGTACGCGGGTGGCGAACCCGCGCTACGACGAGATCGAGCAGACGATGCGCGGCATGGTGACGCGCTACTACTCGACGGGCACTCATGTGCACATCGAGATGCCGTCGCGCGAGGCGGGAGTCGAGGCGATGGCGCGGATCGCGCCGTGGTCGCCCGTGCTCGTCGCCCTGACGGCGAACTCGCCGCTCTGGATGGGCGAGGACACGGGGTACGCCGACTGGCGGTACATGTCGATGCAGCAGTGGGCGACCGCCGGGTACCCGCCGCGGTTCGAGAGCGTCGCGGAGTACGACGGCGTGATCGACGACCTCGTGCGCTCGGGGGCGCTGCTCGACGGCGGCCTCGTGAACTGGTCGATCCGTCTCTCGGAGAAGTATCCGACGATTGAGGCGCGGCTCGCGGATGCGCAGGTCGACCCCCGGGACGCGGTGGCGTACGGCCTGCTGTTCCGGGCGCTCGCAGCTCGTGCGCTGCGCGACACCGCGGACGGGGCGGCCTCCACGCCCTGGCAGCGCGACGTCGTGCGCGGCGCGCACTGGGTCGCCGCACGCAACGGGCTCGGATCGACGCTCGTCGACCCGCAGCTCGGCGAGCCCACGCCCGCCTTCGACGCCGTCGACCGCCTCCTCGAGCACGTCTCCGAGGAGCTCGCGCACGCGGGCGACCTCGACGATGTGCACGCGTTCGTGGAGCGCCGTCGCGGCGACGGCGGAGCCGCCGAGGTGCAGCGGGAGCGCTGGCGCGCGGGCGGCATCGCGGGGCTGCTCGAGCTCTACCGCAGCGGGCACGGGGCGTAG
- the gltX gene encoding glutamate--tRNA ligase: MSHTESPQFSTATGADVRVRFCPSPTGTPHVGMVRTALFNWAYARHTGGTFVFRIEDTDAARDSEESYGQIIDSLRWLGLDWDEGIDAGGPHGPYRQSERGEIYQGVIEQLVAGGYLYESFSTAEEIDARNIAAGRPKQLGYDNFDRDLTEEQRAAFRAEGREPALRFRVPDTDLSFTDLVRGDITFPAGSTIDFVVVRPNGAPLYTLVNPVDDALMGITHVLRGEDLLSSTPRQIALYHALVELGIAQAIPQFGHLPYVLGEGNKKLSKRDPESNLLHHRSRGFIPEGLLNYLSLLGWSLAPDRDVFTSAEMVAAFDVADVNPNPARFDQKKADAINADHIRLLSEEDFGQRILPYLIAGGALQIEPTEEQLATIAKAVPLVQSRVTVLSEVVGMLGFLFTTAEQLQYADDALASLKDDAPQVLAAGIAALEAVPAEAWQTARIQEALQTALIDGLGLKPRVAFGALRVAASGRRVSPPLFESFELLGREESLARLRRLEQHLIG; this comes from the coding sequence ATGTCACACACCGAGAGCCCCCAGTTTTCCACCGCGACCGGCGCCGATGTGCGCGTGCGCTTCTGCCCGTCGCCGACCGGCACGCCGCACGTCGGCATGGTGCGCACCGCCCTCTTCAACTGGGCGTACGCCCGGCATACGGGCGGCACGTTCGTCTTCCGCATCGAGGACACCGATGCGGCCCGCGACAGCGAGGAGAGCTACGGGCAGATCATCGATTCCCTCCGCTGGCTCGGGCTCGACTGGGACGAGGGTATCGACGCGGGCGGGCCCCACGGCCCCTACCGGCAGTCCGAGCGCGGTGAGATCTACCAGGGCGTCATCGAGCAGCTCGTCGCGGGCGGCTATCTGTACGAGAGCTTCTCGACGGCGGAGGAGATCGACGCCCGCAACATCGCAGCCGGCCGCCCGAAGCAGCTGGGGTACGACAACTTCGACCGCGACCTCACGGAGGAGCAGCGGGCCGCCTTCCGGGCCGAGGGCCGCGAGCCGGCGCTGCGCTTCCGCGTGCCCGATACCGACCTGTCGTTCACGGACCTCGTGCGGGGCGACATCACCTTCCCGGCGGGCTCGACGATCGACTTCGTCGTCGTGCGCCCCAACGGTGCGCCGCTCTACACGCTGGTGAACCCGGTCGACGACGCGCTGATGGGGATCACGCACGTGCTGCGCGGAGAAGACCTGCTCTCGTCGACGCCGCGCCAGATCGCGCTCTACCACGCGCTCGTCGAGCTCGGCATCGCGCAGGCGATCCCGCAGTTCGGGCATCTGCCCTACGTGCTGGGCGAGGGCAACAAGAAGCTCTCGAAGCGCGATCCCGAGTCGAACCTGCTGCACCACCGTTCTCGGGGCTTCATCCCCGAGGGCCTGCTCAACTACCTCTCGCTGCTCGGGTGGTCGCTCGCACCGGATCGCGATGTGTTCACGAGCGCAGAGATGGTGGCCGCGTTCGACGTCGCCGACGTCAACCCGAACCCCGCGCGGTTCGACCAGAAGAAGGCCGACGCGATCAACGCAGACCACATCCGCCTGCTCTCGGAGGAGGACTTCGGGCAGCGGATTCTGCCGTACCTCATCGCGGGCGGCGCGCTGCAGATCGAGCCGACGGAGGAGCAGCTCGCGACGATCGCGAAGGCGGTGCCCCTCGTGCAGAGCCGCGTCACGGTGCTCTCTGAGGTGGTCGGGATGCTCGGCTTCCTGTTCACCACCGCTGAGCAGCTCCAGTACGCGGACGATGCGCTCGCCTCGCTGAAGGACGACGCTCCGCAGGTGCTCGCCGCGGGCATCGCCGCGCTCGAGGCCGTGCCCGCGGAGGCGTGGCAGACGGCCCGCATCCAGGAAGCGCTGCAGACCGCGCTCATCGACGGGCTCGGTCTCAAGCCGCGCGTCGCATTCGGTGCGCTCCGGGTCGCCGCCTCCGGGCGTCGGGTCTCGCCGCCGCTCTTCGAATCGTTCGAACTGCTCGGCCGCGAGGAGTCCCTCGCCCGGCTGCGCCGGTTGGAACAGCACCTCATCGGCTGA
- a CDS encoding LysR family transcriptional regulator, which produces MTTTRTADPLGSIDSTELRILHALATTGSLTAAAATLGLSQPAVSQRIKRVEARLAVPLIERSGRGIRLTTAGQILADHGRTVVSEIDAALAAIDDLRGERAGTLRLVGFPSASATLVPMLMRRLAVEAPDVALQYREAEPPAATAMLRDGEVDCALVFDYEGAAELPAGSAFLPLWREEVHLVASDERAAGEQSARLGDFSSEHWIAGCEKCRGHLLAAAGDAGFEPDIIQETDNVPAMLAMAAAGGAVALVPGLALAAARSLPDDARALPLDPPRYRTIGLVSMATANESPQVRLAKRLLASVDGSAWRLETVDQAA; this is translated from the coding sequence ATGACCACGACGCGCACCGCTGATCCCCTCGGTTCGATCGACTCGACCGAGCTCCGCATCCTGCACGCTCTCGCCACGACGGGGTCGCTGACGGCCGCCGCCGCCACGCTGGGGCTCAGCCAGCCCGCCGTGAGCCAGCGCATCAAGCGGGTCGAGGCGAGGCTGGCGGTACCGCTCATCGAGCGGAGCGGGCGGGGCATCAGGCTCACCACGGCCGGGCAGATCCTCGCCGACCACGGGCGAACCGTCGTCAGCGAGATCGACGCCGCTCTGGCGGCGATCGACGACCTCCGCGGCGAGCGAGCCGGCACGCTGCGGCTCGTCGGGTTCCCGAGCGCCAGCGCCACCCTCGTGCCGATGCTCATGCGACGACTGGCCGTGGAAGCGCCCGATGTGGCGCTGCAGTACCGCGAGGCCGAGCCGCCGGCGGCCACCGCCATGCTGCGCGACGGCGAAGTGGACTGCGCGCTGGTCTTCGACTACGAGGGTGCCGCCGAGCTTCCGGCCGGCAGCGCCTTCCTCCCGCTGTGGCGCGAGGAGGTGCACCTCGTCGCCTCCGACGAGCGGGCCGCCGGCGAGCAGTCGGCGAGGCTCGGAGACTTCTCCTCGGAGCACTGGATCGCGGGCTGCGAGAAGTGCCGCGGGCACCTGCTCGCCGCAGCGGGCGATGCGGGATTCGAGCCCGACATCATCCAGGAGACCGACAACGTGCCCGCGATGCTCGCGATGGCCGCGGCCGGCGGCGCCGTCGCACTCGTCCCCGGCCTTGCGCTCGCGGCGGCGCGGAGTCTTCCCGACGACGCCCGGGCGCTGCCGCTCGACCCGCCGCGCTACCGCACCATCGGGCTGGTGTCGATGGCCACGGCGAACGAGAGCCCGCAGGTGCGCCTGGCGAAGCGGCTCCTCGCCTCGGTCGACGGCTCCGCCTGGCGCCTCGAGACCGTCGATCAGGCAGCGTAG
- a CDS encoding NAD(P)/FAD-dependent oxidoreductase produces MSRSEAPIGVAIIGGGPAGLSAGLQLVRANRRIAILDSNRPRHSATLQSHGFLTRDGVSPLELRRLGREEFERYPTAIYAQSITREVIPLRPDAARAAGFPDGIGFIVRGAGIRGAADAEFTARRVLIAAGLTEELPALPMIRAYYGTALHSCVECDGFEKTDKPLALIGETSDVFSRALLISRFSSDLIVFTNGADTVRPEQQAQLERIGIRVERRPIDDIVGERAEMTGVRLADGEVIARVGGFVRPRWHAPVEFLGDLPIARDGWGLLEVDDRGETSIRGVYGVGDIVPPGPQQLVIAAGNGARVAAKLNLDMIRGALGVGLVDE; encoded by the coding sequence ATGTCGCGCAGCGAGGCACCGATCGGTGTCGCGATCATCGGCGGGGGGCCGGCCGGGCTCTCGGCGGGCCTCCAACTCGTGCGCGCCAATCGGCGCATCGCGATCCTCGACAGCAATCGGCCCCGGCACTCGGCCACCCTGCAGTCGCACGGGTTCCTCACCCGCGACGGCGTGTCCCCGCTCGAGCTGCGTCGGCTCGGACGTGAGGAGTTCGAGCGCTACCCGACCGCCATCTACGCGCAGTCGATCACTCGCGAGGTGATCCCGCTCCGCCCCGATGCCGCGCGAGCGGCCGGCTTCCCGGACGGCATCGGTTTCATCGTGCGCGGGGCCGGCATCCGCGGCGCCGCCGATGCGGAATTCACGGCGCGGCGCGTGCTGATCGCGGCGGGCCTCACGGAGGAGCTCCCCGCCCTCCCGATGATCCGCGCGTACTACGGCACGGCCTTGCACAGCTGTGTGGAGTGCGACGGGTTCGAGAAGACCGACAAGCCGCTCGCGCTGATCGGCGAGACGAGCGACGTCTTCTCGCGAGCGCTGCTCATCAGCCGCTTCAGCTCCGATCTCATCGTATTCACGAACGGCGCCGACACGGTGCGGCCGGAGCAGCAGGCGCAGCTCGAACGCATCGGAATCCGCGTCGAGCGGCGGCCGATCGACGACATCGTGGGGGAGCGCGCCGAGATGACCGGGGTGCGCCTCGCCGACGGCGAGGTCATCGCCCGGGTCGGCGGGTTCGTCCGACCGCGCTGGCACGCGCCGGTCGAGTTCCTCGGAGACCTGCCCATCGCACGAGACGGCTGGGGCCTCCTCGAGGTGGACGACCGGGGCGAGACCTCGATCCGCGGCGTGTACGGCGTGGGCGACATCGTGCCCCCGGGCCCGCAGCAGCTGGTGATCGCGGCCGGCAACGGCGCCCGCGTCGCCGCGAAGCTCAATCTCGACATGATCCGCGGCGCGCTCGGCGTGGGGCTCGTGGACGAGTAG
- the rlmN gene encoding 23S rRNA (adenine(2503)-C(2))-methyltransferase RlmN: MDPNKLNHDRAPESTPLRKTRPRSADAAARPQVRPKAEGWKQIADPDGRPTLQFASPRVKQPATHLADLALAEREAKVVELGLPKFRAKQLSKHYFEHRTTDPEQMTDLPKDRRDELAAAFFPPLLTEVKRLVTDDGDTIKFLWRLFDGALVESVLMRYPGRITLCVSSQCGCGMNCPFCATGQAGLTRNMSTAEILDQIVQANRVIAEGGLGGTRRVGNGAEPERVNNIVFMGMGEPLANYKRVMNAVHRMIAPSPEGLGMSARGITVSTVGLAPAIRKLADENIPITFALSLHAPDDQLRDELIPVNSRWKVDEVLDAAYHYYETTGRRVSIEYALIKDMNDHGWRADLLADKLNARGRGWVHVNPIPLNPTPGSIWTSSTREVTREFVDRINAAGIPTTLRDTRGKEIDGACGQLVATEQDVAEAEAFASAG, encoded by the coding sequence GTGGATCCCAACAAGCTCAACCATGATCGCGCTCCCGAGAGCACGCCGCTGCGCAAGACCCGGCCCCGTTCGGCCGACGCGGCGGCCCGCCCGCAGGTGCGCCCGAAGGCCGAGGGCTGGAAGCAGATCGCCGATCCCGACGGGCGGCCGACGCTGCAGTTCGCCTCCCCGCGTGTGAAGCAGCCGGCGACCCACCTCGCCGACCTCGCCCTGGCCGAGCGCGAGGCGAAGGTCGTCGAGCTGGGGCTCCCGAAGTTCCGCGCCAAGCAGCTGTCGAAGCACTACTTCGAGCACCGCACCACGGATCCCGAGCAGATGACGGACCTCCCGAAGGATCGCCGCGACGAGCTCGCGGCCGCATTCTTCCCGCCCCTCCTCACCGAGGTGAAGCGCCTCGTCACCGACGACGGCGACACGATCAAGTTCCTGTGGCGCCTCTTCGACGGAGCCCTCGTCGAATCGGTGCTCATGCGCTACCCCGGCCGCATCACGCTCTGCGTGTCGAGCCAGTGCGGCTGCGGCATGAACTGCCCGTTCTGCGCAACGGGGCAGGCCGGGCTGACGCGCAACATGTCGACCGCCGAGATCCTCGACCAGATCGTGCAGGCGAACCGCGTGATCGCCGAGGGCGGCCTGGGCGGCACCCGACGAGTGGGCAACGGCGCCGAGCCGGAGCGCGTGAACAACATCGTCTTCATGGGCATGGGCGAGCCGCTCGCGAACTACAAGCGCGTGATGAACGCGGTGCACCGCATGATCGCCCCGTCGCCGGAGGGCCTCGGCATGTCGGCGCGCGGCATCACCGTCTCCACGGTGGGGCTCGCCCCCGCGATCCGCAAGCTCGCGGACGAGAACATTCCGATCACCTTCGCGCTGTCGCTGCACGCCCCTGACGACCAGCTGCGCGACGAGCTGATCCCCGTCAACAGCCGCTGGAAGGTCGACGAGGTGCTCGACGCGGCGTACCACTACTACGAGACGACGGGGCGGCGCGTCTCGATCGAGTACGCGCTCATCAAGGACATGAACGATCACGGATGGCGCGCCGACCTGCTCGCCGACAAACTCAATGCCCGCGGGCGGGGCTGGGTGCACGTGAACCCGATCCCGCTCAACCCGACGCCCGGGTCGATCTGGACGTCGTCGACGCGCGAGGTGACGCGCGAGTTCGTGGATCGCATCAACGCCGCCGGGATTCCGACCACGCTGCGCGACACCCGCGGCAAGGAGATCGACGGCGCCTGCGGTCAGCTCGTCGCGACGGAGCAGGACGTGGCCGAGGCTGAGGCGTTCGCCTCAGCCGGCTGA
- a CDS encoding DUF779 domain-containing protein, which translates to MSDAQAGGTRAARPEVAGETESRLAFTPEALELIERLWALHGPLMFHQSGGCCDGSSPMCYPLGEFRTGGQDVLLGTLELPPPAAQAAAPEGTGAPREIGFWMSREQFGVWAHTHLTVDAVDGRGSGFSLEAPEGRRFLIRSRLL; encoded by the coding sequence ATGAGCGATGCGCAGGCCGGCGGCACGCGGGCGGCGAGGCCCGAGGTCGCGGGCGAGACCGAGAGCCGCCTCGCGTTCACGCCCGAGGCGCTCGAACTCATCGAGCGCCTCTGGGCCCTCCACGGTCCCCTCATGTTCCACCAGTCGGGGGGCTGCTGCGACGGCAGCTCCCCGATGTGCTACCCCCTCGGCGAGTTCCGCACCGGCGGTCAGGATGTGCTCCTCGGCACGCTCGAACTGCCGCCTCCCGCTGCGCAGGCCGCCGCCCCGGAGGGGACCGGTGCGCCGCGGGAGATCGGCTTCTGGATGTCCCGCGAGCAGTTCGGCGTCTGGGCGCACACGCACCTCACGGTGGACGCGGTGGACGGGCGGGGCAGCGGCTTCTCGCTCGAAGCGCCGGAGGGGCGGCGCTTCCTGATCCGCTCCCGGCTGCTCTGA